The Pseudoalteromonas sp. DL-6 genome has a window encoding:
- a CDS encoding HupE/UreJ family protein, protein MRSPYLCFFALCLFAFTNNGFAHQLSTSYIVLNNNIDKTQYIGHWQISIADLEHAVALDLNNDGQITWAEIKAKRSSLTQFVEQNISFTQDLKACLLNNEGSFKLDTHFNQPYLQIPIRFYCDNNTTTLLTYSAFFNRDASHKSIVNINGVSRIFDYHSQKQAFNFEQTSYLKTFNQYVYQGVLHIWIGIDHILFLIALLLTCVLIRRDKTWQGSTSKIKIIKHTAWIITAFTLAHSITLTATAMNLFSPNSRWVELGIAMSVLFAALNNVWPVVIRLGWLTFGFGLLHGMGFASVLGELGLSEDYQLLSIIAFNLGVELGQLSILCVSLPILIYLRNYNWYQKWLMPSGSILIALIALQWSIERY, encoded by the coding sequence ATGAGATCACCTTATCTATGTTTTTTCGCTTTATGTTTGTTCGCTTTTACAAACAATGGCTTTGCACACCAGTTAAGTACCAGTTATATCGTGTTAAATAACAATATAGATAAAACGCAATATATTGGTCACTGGCAAATCAGTATCGCTGACTTAGAACATGCAGTAGCACTTGATTTAAACAACGATGGGCAAATTACATGGGCCGAAATAAAAGCAAAACGTAGCTCACTTACTCAATTTGTTGAACAAAACATAAGTTTTACCCAAGACTTAAAAGCCTGCCTTTTAAATAATGAAGGCTCGTTTAAGCTCGATACTCACTTTAATCAACCTTATTTGCAAATTCCTATTCGCTTTTATTGCGATAATAACACTACAACCTTACTTACATACTCAGCTTTTTTTAACCGCGATGCTAGCCATAAATCTATCGTAAACATCAACGGTGTGTCGCGTATATTTGACTATCATAGCCAAAAACAAGCATTTAATTTTGAACAAACAAGCTATCTAAAAACCTTTAATCAATATGTTTACCAAGGCGTGTTGCACATTTGGATTGGCATAGACCATATTTTATTTTTAATCGCATTATTACTTACTTGCGTGCTGATCCGACGAGATAAGACATGGCAAGGAAGTACCTCTAAAATAAAAATCATTAAACACACCGCATGGATAATCACGGCGTTCACACTGGCACACTCTATTACGCTTACAGCTACCGCAATGAACCTTTTCTCCCCTAATAGTCGCTGGGTAGAATTAGGAATTGCAATGTCAGTATTGTTTGCAGCACTTAATAATGTTTGGCCCGTAGTAATACGTTTAGGCTGGCTTACTTTTGGTTTTGGGTTACTTCATGGGATGGGATTTGCAAGTGTCCTCGGTGAACTAGGTCTGTCAGAAGACTACCAGCTGCTAAGTATTATTGCTTTTAACCTTGGTGTTGAATTGGGTCAGTTGAGTATTTTGTGTGTTAGTTTACCCATACTCATTTACCTAAGAAACTATAATTGGTATCAAAAGTGGTTAATGCCTTCAGGTTCAATCTTGATTGCTCTAATCGCACTGCAATGGTCAATAGAGCGTTATTAA
- a CDS encoding TetR/AcrR family transcriptional regulator, translated as MNSKNKKHLDPVQAQARREQVLTAAADCFRRKGYHGAGMAEISRTAGMSAGHIYNYFDSKEAIIESIIEKDMEEMFSIFQEFEDQPGDILTVLLDGLHHGVQRHMDTGACVVDLDMMAEASRNKKVALLLREADTQARNRMRDLLVSESSLIKSHSEQELESRINVIFSVMAGLLLRKMLFPELTEETVLIALRPAMKTLLMPFDKN; from the coding sequence ATGAATTCTAAAAATAAAAAACACCTTGATCCGGTGCAAGCACAAGCGCGTCGTGAACAGGTATTAACAGCTGCTGCTGATTGTTTTCGTCGTAAAGGCTACCATGGTGCAGGTATGGCTGAAATATCAAGAACAGCAGGCATGAGTGCAGGCCATATTTATAACTATTTTGATAGCAAAGAAGCAATAATCGAAAGTATTATTGAAAAAGATATGGAGGAAATGTTTTCTATATTTCAAGAATTTGAAGATCAACCTGGTGATATTTTAACGGTGTTACTCGACGGCTTACATCACGGCGTACAGCGTCATATGGACACGGGCGCCTGCGTTGTTGACTTAGACATGATGGCAGAGGCCAGTAGAAATAAAAAAGTCGCTTTACTACTGCGCGAGGCTGACACGCAAGCACGTAACAGAATGCGTGACTTATTAGTGAGTGAAAGTAGTTTAATAAAATCACATTCAGAGCAAGAATTAGAGAGCCGGATTAATGTGATTTTTTCAGTGATGGCAGGATTGTTATTACGAAAAATGCTGTTTCCTGAGTTAACAGAAGAAACTGTGCTTATTGCACTTCGTCCAGCGATGAAAACATTACTTATGCCGTTTGATAAAAATTAG
- a CDS encoding efflux transporter outer membrane subunit, producing the protein MSVRAISFSALTLAILSGCQLAPQQEALNLPVPDAYASEAGKGQVSSLKWQQFFNDEKLKTLISQSLEHNKDLQIAALNVQRVRGLYQIQDSALYPSLDLNATGSRQRLPADLSASGQPQISSQYSATVGMTAYELDLWGKVRNQSEQALQTLYSTQLSEYSMQVSLISELANAWLNYATDQQLLALAEETLSSQQASLSLTQKSVDLGAASEITLEQLKSTVATAKVDIAKYQRLLKRDKNALDLLVGKTVGQDLLPTKELNTLLDLPAVPVGLPSDLLTQRPDIKAAEHQLFAANANIGIARAAFYPSISLTANAGTASGDLSNLFDAGSGTWSFMPSVNLPIFTMGRNQANLDVANAEQQVAVTTYQQKIQQAFREVADVLADREGYNAQLSALEQLLQSRKVTYDLSQARYDKGVDSFLQVLDAQRTWYSARQQLITGQQALIASQINLYKAVGGGWPVTAPNVK; encoded by the coding sequence ATGAGTGTAAGAGCAATCAGTTTTAGTGCTTTAACTTTAGCTATTTTATCTGGATGTCAGTTAGCTCCTCAGCAAGAAGCGCTTAATTTACCTGTCCCTGATGCTTATGCATCAGAGGCAGGCAAAGGGCAAGTTTCATCATTAAAATGGCAGCAGTTTTTTAATGATGAAAAACTTAAAACATTGATATCACAGAGCCTTGAGCACAATAAAGACCTGCAAATAGCAGCACTTAATGTGCAACGAGTGCGTGGTTTATATCAAATTCAAGATTCGGCTTTATATCCGTCACTTGATTTAAACGCGACGGGAAGTCGTCAACGCTTGCCAGCTGATTTATCAGCCAGTGGTCAGCCTCAAATTAGCTCTCAATATAGTGCCACGGTAGGCATGACTGCTTATGAGTTAGATTTATGGGGAAAAGTACGTAATCAATCAGAGCAAGCATTACAAACGCTTTACTCTACGCAGCTTAGTGAATATAGCATGCAGGTGTCGTTAATTTCTGAGCTGGCAAATGCGTGGCTTAATTATGCGACCGATCAACAATTACTTGCCTTGGCAGAAGAGACATTGTCATCGCAGCAAGCTTCTTTATCTTTAACGCAAAAAAGTGTTGATTTAGGGGCTGCCTCTGAGATTACGCTAGAGCAATTAAAAAGCACTGTAGCTACTGCAAAGGTTGATATTGCAAAATATCAGCGTTTATTAAAACGTGATAAAAATGCACTTGATTTATTGGTAGGTAAAACGGTGGGTCAAGACTTACTACCGACCAAAGAGTTGAATACTTTACTTGATTTACCGGCCGTACCTGTCGGCCTTCCGTCTGATTTACTAACACAGCGCCCAGATATAAAAGCGGCCGAGCACCAGTTATTTGCCGCAAATGCGAATATAGGTATTGCGCGTGCTGCGTTTTACCCAAGTATTAGTTTAACGGCCAATGCAGGGACTGCATCAGGTGATTTAAGTAACTTATTTGATGCTGGATCGGGCACGTGGAGCTTTATGCCGTCGGTAAATTTACCTATTTTTACTATGGGGCGTAACCAAGCAAATTTAGATGTCGCTAATGCAGAGCAACAAGTTGCTGTTACAACGTATCAGCAAAAAATTCAGCAAGCGTTTCGTGAAGTTGCTGACGTGCTTGCTGACAGAGAAGGTTACAATGCGCAATTAAGTGCACTTGAACAGCTACTACAAAGCCGTAAAGTAACCTACGACTTGTCACAGGCGCGATACGATAAAGGGGTCGATAGCTTTTTGCAAGTGCTCGACGCTCAGCGAACTTGGTATAGCGCAAGACAGCAACTGATCACCGGTCAACAAGCGCTGATTGCAAGTCAAATCAACCTGTACAAAGCCGTTGGCGGTGGGTGGCCAGTAACCGCTCCAAACGTTAAGTAA
- a CDS encoding efflux RND transporter permease subunit, whose translation MSRFFIDRPIFAWVLAIVVMLAGIIAVKSLPVAQYPSIAPPAITITANYPGASARTLEDSVTQVIEQKMKGLDGLLYMSSTSQSSGSATLTLTFDAETDPDIAQVQVQNKLATATPLLPEEVQRQGVVVAKSSSSFLLVVGFVSQDGSMTNIDIGDYVSSNVQDIVSRVDGVGEVELFGSQYAMRIWLDPAKLQNYKLTPNDVSAAIKAQNAQVSAGQLGGMPSLAGQQLNATVTAQSRLQTPEQFRDILVKTNSDGSVVRLQDVADVELGGESYGVVARFNGKPASGLGVKLASGANALDTAQGVKDALEELKPFFPQGLEAVVPYDTTPFVALSIEKVVHTLIEAVVLVFVVMYLFLQNFRATIIPTIAVPVVLLGTFGVLFTFGYSINTLTMFAMVLAIGLLVDDAIVVVENVERLMTEEKLSAVEATRKSMDEIKGALVGIAMVLSAVFIPMAFFSGSTGVIYRQFSITLVTAMGLSVLVALILTPALCATLLKPSHVHTDGSFIGRFFSGFNRGFDKTNRGAQGFVGRMIKHSKRYLLSYVLIVGGMVTIFSSLPTAFLPDEDQGILFSQVMLPAGSTTEQTLEVVKKVENHYLEEQSEAVASIFTVTGFSFAGSGQNSAIGFVSLKHWDERQRDDLSVGAVAGKGMGYFSTIKEAFVFAFPPPAIIELGTANGFNMFLQDRVGLGHDELLKARNQLLGMASQSPILAGVRPNGQEDMPELQLDIDLAKAEAFGLSQGDINSTLSTAWGSSYVNDFIDRGRVKKVYLQSKADARMVPEDLNKWYVRNKSGDMVPFSAFASSYWSYGSPRLERYNGFSAMEIQGSAAPGYSTGEAMDEMERLVKQLPNGIASEWTAISYQERSSGGQAPLLYGLSLLFVFLCLAALYESWSIPFAVMMIVPLGILGAVMAAFLGNLSNDIYLQVGLLTTIGLASKNAILIVEFANHKMDEGLSLVDSAIAAVRLRLRPILMTSMAFICGVLPLAIASSAGSGAQNALGISIIGGTLAASSLVVIFVPLFFVLVRRLFSGKAKTSSQEEA comes from the coding sequence ATGTCACGATTTTTTATCGATAGGCCTATTTTTGCTTGGGTATTGGCGATTGTGGTTATGCTTGCGGGTATTATTGCCGTTAAAAGCCTGCCTGTTGCTCAGTATCCGTCTATTGCGCCGCCAGCGATTACCATTACAGCTAACTACCCTGGTGCATCTGCACGTACCTTAGAAGACTCGGTGACTCAGGTTATTGAGCAAAAAATGAAAGGCTTAGATGGCTTGTTATATATGTCATCAACCTCACAGTCGAGCGGTTCAGCAACACTGACGTTAACATTTGATGCCGAAACCGATCCAGACATTGCCCAAGTTCAAGTGCAAAATAAATTAGCGACCGCTACGCCATTATTACCTGAGGAAGTACAGCGCCAAGGTGTGGTAGTGGCTAAATCATCATCAAGCTTTTTGCTAGTTGTTGGTTTTGTGTCGCAAGATGGCAGTATGACTAATATTGATATTGGTGACTATGTATCGTCGAACGTGCAAGACATTGTGTCGCGTGTAGATGGTGTGGGTGAAGTGGAGTTGTTTGGCTCTCAATATGCAATGCGTATTTGGCTCGATCCGGCTAAATTACAAAACTATAAGCTAACCCCGAACGATGTATCAGCGGCAATTAAAGCACAAAACGCACAGGTGTCAGCAGGTCAGCTCGGTGGTATGCCGTCACTTGCTGGGCAGCAACTTAATGCAACTGTTACTGCACAAAGTCGATTACAAACGCCAGAGCAATTTAGAGATATTTTAGTAAAAACCAACAGTGATGGGTCGGTTGTACGTTTACAAGACGTTGCTGATGTTGAACTTGGCGGTGAAAGCTACGGTGTGGTTGCTCGTTTTAATGGTAAGCCTGCATCAGGACTCGGTGTAAAGTTAGCCAGTGGTGCCAATGCGCTTGATACCGCGCAGGGGGTAAAAGATGCACTTGAAGAGCTTAAGCCGTTTTTCCCACAAGGACTTGAAGCGGTTGTGCCTTATGACACCACTCCCTTTGTTGCACTTTCAATTGAAAAAGTAGTACATACTTTAATAGAAGCCGTAGTACTAGTGTTTGTTGTTATGTACTTATTTTTACAAAACTTTAGAGCAACTATTATCCCAACAATTGCTGTGCCTGTGGTGCTTTTAGGTACATTTGGCGTTCTATTTACCTTTGGGTATTCAATTAATACGCTCACTATGTTTGCCATGGTACTGGCCATTGGTCTGTTGGTCGATGACGCGATAGTGGTAGTTGAAAACGTAGAACGTTTAATGACAGAAGAAAAGCTCTCTGCGGTCGAAGCAACGCGAAAGTCTATGGATGAAATTAAGGGCGCGCTTGTGGGTATTGCCATGGTGCTGTCGGCGGTATTTATTCCTATGGCATTTTTTAGTGGCTCTACAGGGGTTATTTACCGTCAGTTTTCAATAACGCTGGTAACAGCAATGGGGTTATCGGTATTAGTGGCGCTTATTTTAACGCCTGCATTGTGTGCTACGTTATTAAAACCGAGTCATGTGCATACTGATGGTAGCTTTATAGGTCGTTTTTTCTCAGGCTTCAACCGTGGTTTTGATAAAACCAATAGAGGTGCACAAGGCTTTGTTGGGCGAATGATCAAGCACTCTAAACGCTATTTGCTTAGTTATGTTTTGATTGTCGGTGGAATGGTCACTATTTTTTCAAGCTTACCCACTGCGTTTTTACCGGACGAAGACCAAGGTATTTTGTTTAGCCAAGTAATGCTGCCTGCAGGTTCTACAACAGAGCAAACGCTTGAAGTGGTTAAAAAAGTAGAAAACCATTATTTGGAGGAACAGTCTGAAGCTGTTGCTTCAATTTTCACGGTTACCGGCTTTAGCTTTGCAGGCTCAGGACAAAACTCAGCTATTGGTTTTGTGAGCTTAAAGCACTGGGATGAGCGCCAACGTGACGACTTATCAGTGGGGGCGGTTGCAGGAAAAGGCATGGGCTATTTTTCAACGATAAAAGAGGCGTTTGTATTTGCATTCCCACCTCCGGCTATTATTGAACTTGGTACTGCTAATGGCTTTAATATGTTTTTACAAGACCGGGTTGGTTTAGGTCATGATGAGCTATTAAAAGCACGTAATCAGTTATTAGGTATGGCGAGTCAAAGTCCAATACTGGCAGGTGTTCGTCCTAATGGGCAAGAAGATATGCCTGAATTACAACTGGATATTGATCTTGCAAAAGCAGAAGCCTTTGGTTTATCACAAGGTGATATTAATAGTACGCTTTCGACTGCTTGGGGTAGTAGTTATGTGAACGATTTTATCGACCGTGGCCGCGTTAAAAAGGTATATCTGCAAAGTAAGGCCGATGCGCGCATGGTGCCTGAGGATCTAAATAAATGGTATGTGCGAAATAAGAGCGGCGACATGGTGCCATTCTCCGCGTTTGCTAGTTCATATTGGTCATATGGCTCGCCTCGTCTAGAGCGCTATAACGGTTTTTCAGCTATGGAAATTCAAGGCAGTGCTGCGCCAGGTTACAGTACAGGTGAGGCCATGGATGAAATGGAGCGCTTAGTAAAGCAATTACCTAATGGTATTGCCTCTGAATGGACTGCTATTTCATACCAAGAACGTTCAAGTGGTGGCCAAGCACCGCTTCTGTATGGCCTTTCACTATTATTTGTATTTTTGTGTTTAGCAGCACTTTATGAAAGTTGGTCTATCCCATTTGCAGTAATGATGATTGTACCTCTGGGTATATTGGGTGCTGTTATGGCTGCTTTTTTAGGTAATTTATCAAATGATATTTACCTACAAGTTGGTTTATTAACCACCATAGGGCTTGCCTCTAAAAATGCGATATTAATTGTTGAATTTGCTAATCATAAAATGGATGAAGGATTGAGCTTAGTTGATTCAGCCATTGCAGCCGTACGACTTCGTTTACGCCCTATTTTAATGACCTCAATGGCATTCATTTGTGGTGTATTACCGCTTGCAATAGCCTCAAGTGCAGGCTCGGGTGCACAAAACGCCTTAGGTATTTCAATCATTGGCGGAACACTTGCTGCTTCATCACTGGTGGTAATTTTTGTGCCCTTGTTTTTTGTTTTAGTACGCAGACTGTTTTCAGGTAAAGCTAAAACCAGCTCGCAGGAGGAAGCATAA
- a CDS encoding efflux RND transporter periplasmic adaptor subunit: MQRSRIAFFVFSALVGSVALSGCDQVAEQPKASAPAATPVGVVTLNSQAITLKKELPGRVSAFQIAEIRPQVSGIVQSRLFEEGTQVEKDQALYQINPDIFEAELAASKAAVARAEASIASSKSKASRYKELLAIKAVSQQDFDEADAAFKQASAELLTAKAQLQSAQINLDYSHVSSPISGQISKSSVTVGALVSAGQTSALATVTQLDPIYVDLTQSSNELTKLKRALASGALGVDSTTQTDVELIMEDGSAYPHKGTLQFSEVTVDPSTGSVTLRAKFPNPEKLLLPGMYVRAEVVEGVKSDAILAPQRGVSRNTKGEPTAMVVSKNNTVESRVLKVERTLGANWLVSEGLADGDQLIVEGLQKIRPGAPVTATAVQSSANNSQ, translated from the coding sequence ATGCAGCGCTCCCGCATCGCTTTTTTTGTATTTTCAGCCCTCGTTGGTTCTGTTGCTTTAAGTGGCTGCGATCAGGTAGCTGAGCAACCTAAGGCTTCTGCTCCTGCAGCGACTCCTGTTGGTGTTGTCACATTAAACAGCCAAGCAATAACACTTAAAAAAGAATTACCAGGGCGTGTAAGTGCGTTTCAAATTGCTGAAATTCGTCCTCAGGTGAGTGGAATTGTACAATCACGCTTATTTGAAGAGGGCACCCAGGTTGAGAAAGACCAAGCGCTTTACCAAATCAACCCTGACATTTTTGAAGCAGAATTAGCCGCCAGTAAAGCGGCGGTTGCTCGCGCAGAAGCTAGTATTGCCAGCAGTAAATCTAAAGCGTCTCGTTATAAAGAATTATTAGCAATTAAAGCTGTAAGCCAGCAAGACTTTGATGAAGCTGATGCCGCGTTTAAACAGGCATCTGCAGAATTATTAACGGCAAAAGCGCAATTACAAAGCGCGCAAATTAACCTTGATTATAGCCATGTTTCTTCGCCAATTAGCGGCCAAATTAGTAAATCAAGCGTTACTGTGGGCGCATTAGTTAGCGCAGGTCAAACAAGTGCGCTGGCAACGGTTACGCAGCTTGATCCTATTTATGTTGATTTAACGCAATCAAGTAATGAGTTAACTAAACTCAAAAGAGCACTGGCATCAGGTGCTTTAGGTGTCGACTCTACAACACAAACCGACGTAGAGCTAATAATGGAAGATGGTTCTGCATACCCTCATAAAGGCACATTACAGTTCTCAGAAGTCACTGTTGATCCAAGTACTGGATCGGTAACGCTACGTGCTAAATTTCCAAACCCTGAAAAGCTACTACTACCAGGTATGTATGTACGTGCTGAGGTGGTTGAAGGTGTTAAGTCAGACGCAATACTAGCGCCTCAACGTGGTGTAAGCCGAAATACTAAAGGTGAACCTACAGCTATGGTTGTTAGCAAAAACAACACAGTTGAAAGCCGTGTATTAAAAGTAGAGCGCACTTTAGGCGCTAATTGGTTGGTGAGCGAAGGCTTAGCCGATGGCGACCAATTGATTGTGGAAGGGCTACAAAAGATTCGCCCGGGTGCACCTGTTACGGCAACTGCTGTGCAGTCTTCTGCAAATAACAGCCAATAA
- a CDS encoding Ig-like domain-containing protein: MRNLNFRHLWILSASLIMAACGNDDDKNQPPVMTNSAPTTSDVILTTQTEVSISDRLRATDTDGDLLSYSLTSEPTLGTVEVNSDGNFTYTPNKETTGSDSFMFDVSDGVNSPVNATVSITIEALQVEFSKFVTDAFNQEPTDEPLSVNGRVFNNTETDVGDLIPTNGN; encoded by the coding sequence ATGCGTAATTTAAATTTCCGCCATCTTTGGATACTTTCTGCAAGCCTAATTATGGCTGCATGTGGCAACGATGATGACAAAAATCAACCACCCGTTATGACCAACTCTGCGCCTACAACGAGTGACGTAATACTCACCACTCAAACAGAGGTCAGTATCTCTGACAGGCTCAGAGCCACTGATACAGATGGCGATTTATTGAGCTACTCACTAACAAGTGAGCCAACGTTAGGTACTGTTGAAGTAAATAGCGATGGTAATTTTACTTACACCCCTAACAAAGAGACAACAGGTTCAGACAGCTTTATGTTTGATGTAAGCGATGGTGTTAACTCACCAGTAAACGCCACAGTGAGCATCACTATTGAAGCGTTGCAAGTTGAATTTTCAAAATTCGTCACTGATGCATTTAATCAAGAACCCACAGATGAGCCATTATCGGTAAATGGTAGGGTATTTAATAATACTGAAACTGATGTCGGTGATTTAATTCCCACAAACGGAAATTAA
- a CDS encoding tetratricopeptide repeat protein: MHLPLYLPFTFIAVFLMPLTLQGASFVPKDDAVIATSNTKLKASLSVEEIKNLLDNSQFSGQSERLQGVLKTHLVKLYQQNPTSEVSYLYARILQKEHLFEQAINIAKEAIDDDPNHVNSHLLLANIFMTQGRFEAATKHCISLIGLVSTLTASTCVLDIQSQHKNVQQSYQSLLKIVDNKETNLSTQHVLSEMSYRMGHYKKALSHINHIKLSNMPVSLVVLWADIQLRLNNSEHIINSLSTLVDDNTNLEDALLLRLAIAEKDLKTHGQKWQKMMAERVSLREIRQDTFHASDLAKYYINIQPNPDKALYWANINWQQAKMSMDQQLLKDAKAMLRGKL; the protein is encoded by the coding sequence ATGCACTTACCTTTATATTTGCCATTCACTTTTATCGCTGTCTTTTTAATGCCGCTCACTCTACAAGGCGCATCTTTTGTACCAAAGGATGATGCAGTTATTGCAACTAGTAACACTAAATTAAAAGCATCTCTTTCTGTTGAAGAGATAAAGAACTTACTCGACAACAGTCAATTCTCAGGCCAATCTGAGCGGTTACAAGGGGTCCTTAAAACACATTTGGTAAAGCTATATCAGCAAAACCCCACTTCAGAAGTAAGCTATCTGTATGCACGTATTTTACAAAAAGAACATTTATTCGAGCAAGCCATAAATATTGCAAAAGAGGCAATAGATGACGATCCTAACCATGTTAATAGCCATTTACTACTAGCAAATATTTTTATGACGCAAGGGCGTTTTGAAGCAGCAACAAAACACTGTATATCTTTAATTGGTTTAGTAAGTACCCTCACTGCAAGTACCTGTGTGCTTGATATACAAAGCCAACACAAAAATGTTCAACAAAGCTATCAATCGCTATTAAAAATAGTTGATAACAAAGAAACAAATCTATCAACCCAGCATGTGTTGAGTGAAATGAGTTACCGAATGGGTCACTATAAAAAAGCACTCTCTCATATTAATCATATAAAATTATCGAATATGCCTGTGAGCCTTGTTGTTTTATGGGCTGATATTCAGCTTAGACTTAATAACTCTGAGCATATTATTAACAGCCTAAGCACATTGGTTGACGATAATACTAATTTAGAGGATGCGCTGTTGCTTAGGCTAGCTATTGCAGAAAAAGATCTAAAAACACACGGGCAAAAATGGCAAAAAATGATGGCTGAAAGAGTCTCTTTACGCGAAATTCGCCAAGATACTTTCCACGCCAGTGATCTAGCTAAATATTACATTAATATTCAGCCAAACCCCGACAAAGCATTGTACTGGGCAAACATTAATTGGCAACAAGCAAAGATGAGTATGGATCAGCAGTTACTTAAAGATGCAAAAGCAATGCTACGAGGTAAGCTATGA
- a CDS encoding DUF4331 domain-containing protein, with protein MKAFTPSILAVMVCSTFISAPSEASSHREAPNISRFPTLDSTDFYIFNSYEQGRGDYVTLIANYIPLQDAYGGPNYFAMDPDATYSIHIDNDGDAIEDITFAFNFESMLPNDNQGVQLTVGPEGNQRTVSVPLKNVGGVSAGNEAAVNFSESYSMTMISGPQRTGTATALNNTTTNSSVFSKPLDYVGDKTFGSMTEYKAYADQFVYQVAIPNCEGMARVFVGQRKDPFVVNLGKTFDLVNYVPVEGDSSPGAGDGEGFPGGITQSADNDDLADKNVTSIAVEVPKACIVGDGNQVIGSWTTASLPQARVLNPNAKFANNAVNGGALTQVSRLGNPLVNELVIGIKDKDTFSTSHPKNDGQFLDYVSHPSLPELLNILFKDAVNTTLGANLETLAPTNFPRTDLITAFLTGFAGVNQQATVTPSEMLRLNTAIAATAQSEQSAFGVAGNDLAGFPNGRRPGDDVVDIALRVVMGRLCHPIPVAGTDTDLELCSPEDANVGTVPFTDGAPVNALMMDATFPYLATPLAGSK; from the coding sequence ATGAAAGCTTTTACTCCATCAATACTTGCAGTAATGGTATGCAGTACATTTATAAGTGCACCAAGTGAAGCATCTAGCCATAGAGAAGCACCAAATATAAGCCGCTTCCCAACTTTAGACTCTACCGATTTTTATATATTTAATAGTTATGAGCAAGGCCGAGGCGATTACGTAACCCTCATCGCAAACTACATTCCTTTACAAGATGCTTATGGTGGCCCAAATTACTTTGCAATGGACCCTGATGCTACTTATAGCATCCACATTGACAATGATGGAGACGCTATAGAAGATATTACATTTGCGTTTAACTTTGAAAGTATGCTGCCAAATGATAATCAAGGGGTACAACTGACTGTAGGACCAGAGGGTAATCAGCGGACCGTTTCAGTACCACTTAAAAATGTTGGTGGTGTATCTGCAGGTAATGAAGCTGCTGTAAACTTTAGCGAGTCTTACAGTATGACCATGATCAGCGGACCACAGCGAACGGGTACTGCAACAGCCCTAAATAATACTACTACAAACTCTAGCGTGTTTTCTAAGCCACTTGATTATGTAGGCGATAAAACCTTTGGCTCGATGACAGAATATAAAGCTTATGCTGACCAGTTCGTCTATCAAGTAGCTATTCCCAACTGCGAAGGTATGGCAAGAGTTTTTGTCGGTCAACGTAAAGACCCATTTGTGGTTAACCTAGGTAAAACTTTTGATTTAGTTAATTATGTTCCTGTTGAAGGTGACAGCTCGCCAGGTGCAGGCGATGGTGAAGGTTTCCCTGGCGGTATTACACAATCAGCCGATAATGATGACCTTGCAGATAAAAATGTTACCTCTATTGCTGTTGAAGTGCCAAAAGCCTGTATTGTAGGCGACGGTAACCAAGTCATAGGTTCGTGGACAACAGCTAGCTTACCTCAAGCTCGCGTGCTTAATCCCAATGCTAAATTTGCAAACAATGCAGTAAATGGCGGCGCTTTAACACAAGTTTCTCGTTTAGGTAACCCGCTAGTTAATGAGTTGGTGATTGGCATTAAAGACAAAGATACATTTTCAACATCTCATCCTAAAAATGATGGTCAGTTTTTAGATTATGTATCTCACCCTTCACTCCCTGAGCTTTTAAACATCTTGTTTAAAGATGCGGTAAATACGACACTTGGCGCTAATCTAGAAACTCTCGCTCCAACTAACTTTCCGCGCACAGATTTAATTACTGCTTTTTTGACTGGCTTTGCAGGGGTTAACCAGCAAGCAACAGTAACACCTTCAGAGATGTTGCGTCTAAACACAGCTATTGCAGCGACTGCGCAATCGGAGCAATCAGCTTTTGGTGTTGCAGGTAACGATTTAGCTGGCTTTCCAAATGGTCGACGCCCGGGTGATGATGTTGTAGATATTGCGCTTCGAGTTGTAATGGGCCGATTATGTCACCCTATTCCCGTTGCAGGTACGGATACTGATTTAGAGCTGTGTTCACCAGAAGATGCAAACGTAGGTACTGTTCCATTTACCGATGGCGCACCAGTTAATGCATTAATGATGGATGCGACATTCCCTTACCTTGCAACACCGCTTGCAGGCTCTAAATAA